One stretch of Podospora bellae-mahoneyi strain CBS 112042 chromosome 2, whole genome shotgun sequence DNA includes these proteins:
- a CDS encoding hypothetical protein (EggNog:ENOG503NZIS; COG:S): MFWGPLTQNLVRYEAGDIAADGAVALLSHSIVYDAHGLRRNYSTTLGFCSRYTDITWKTNLTCKDAGGGQGIPKGVYCSAKLFDGSATLRQVGNLTTVEDFMTITFVGGKDGLMYHSIRLLPPYVLSSAYRPSVDFSNFSVTECSLQQCVLSFETSVQNGVYKETLLDTFTELPPNGADWLAHKLRPPWGLDRGIDPAANLSFGLSESLQRDWAWPDPQFLVTDVIPGSAATSDGHTAIEFCSGFANGSCKQSKMMNYIFNANYTANECGSVNADTFSCVMDGIAAAMMKTIRNSGVVANGTEIGEAFLVKGQASTVATFVRVRWYWIALPAAVWTLGFVAWVVAVIRTKRLQLPTWREDVLPLLFLYDRYAQDYLHSSLQGGRNGGGYRDSVSSGAISA, encoded by the exons ATGTTCTGGGGTCCTTTAACACAGAATCTCGTTCGGTATGAGGCGGGCGATATCGCGGCGGACGGCGCGGTCGCCCTGCTCAGTCATAGCATCGTCTATGACGCCCACGGCCTGCGCCGCAACTATTCAA CTACGCTGGGCTTCTGTTCACGGTATACCGATATCACGTGGAAGACCAATCTGACGTGCAAAGACGCCGGTGGAGGACAAGGCATCCCGAAGGGGGTATACTGTAGCGCCAAGTTATTTGATGGCTCAGCCACTCTACGTCAAGTTGGCAACCTCACGACCGTCGAAGACTTTATGACCATCACCTTCGTTGGCGGCAAAGATGGGCTGATGTACCATAGTATTCGATTACTCCCTCCATACGTCCTCAGCAGTGCCTACAGGCCTTCTGTCGACTTCTCGAACTTCAGTGTCACCGAGTGCTCGCTGCAACAGTGTGTGTTGAGCTTCGAGACGTCTGTCCAAAACGGTGTATATAAGGAGACCTTGCTAGACACATTCACGGAGCTACCCCCCAATGGTGCAGACTGGTTAGCCCACAAGCTGCGGCCGCCATGGGGTCTCGACCGCGGCATTGATCCCGCTGCTAACTTATCTTTCGGCTTGAGTGAGTCCTTACAGCGAGACTGGGCATGGCCTGATCCCCAGTTTCTGGTGACCGACGTCATTCCCGGCTCTGCTGCAACCAGCGACGGCCACACAGCCATTGAATTCTGTTCTGGATTCGCGAACGGCTCCTGTAAGCAGTCCAAGATGATGAATTATATCTTCAACGCGAATTATACCGCCAACGAATGCGGCAGCGTCAACGCCGATACCTTTTCCTGCGTCATGGACGGGATTGCCGCTGCCATGATGAAAACCATACGCAACTCGGGTGTTGTCGCCAACGGCACAGAAATTGGAGAAGCCTTTTTGGTCAAGGGCCAAGCAAGTACCGTCGCTACTTTCGTTAGAGTCCGGTGGTATTGGATTGCTCTCCCTGCCGCAGTCTGGACCCTTGGCTTTGTGGCGTGGGTTGTGGCGGTCATACGGACGAAGCGTCTACAACTGCCGACTTGGCGAGAGGACGTACTGCCGCTTTTGTTTCTATATGACAGATACGCTCAAGATTACCTTCATTCTTCTCTTCAAGGCGGTAGGAACGGGGGAGGCTACCGGGACTCGGTGTCAAGCGGTGCAATCAGCGCGTGA